The DNA window GCCTGatatatttgtaaatatctCTGTGACCGCAGGTCTCCTATCGCCATAGTTGGATCCCCATATTGCCACAGATGCCCATAGTGAACAAACCGAttagtggttagggttaggtgtgCCTCCTGTTGAGATAAGGCCTCCGTGATACTCCATCGTTATCGCTGCAATTTACACATCGGGTAGCTTTGCTTTTTTCAAGATCCTTTCTGAGGAGAGCCAGCTCATTCACGATACAGCAGCCTGAGCTGCGCCTCACATCCACAGAGTTCTAGATTCAAATCTCGGTTTCATGTTCATGGCGGTTAGGTTATTAACTACTCTTACGTTGCCTCTGTGATAGACTGGCAAACTGTCCATGTTGTACCCTGCATGTCGCCCTGTAGCAGCTGGGATGGGCTCCTGCACCTCAAAACCCCTTAAAATGCATCCAGTACGACTGGGAGATGAAGGTAGTGGTCAGCGTTGGCGCCTCACAGCAAAAAGATTCACGGTTTGAATCCCACTTTACCTCTTGGTGGATTGTGAATGTTCTGTCCGTGTTAGTGTATGCAAAGACACGCAGGTTGATTGGACAATAAGAATAAATGTaggcagtgtttgtttgttagcctGTGgtacctgtccagggtgtaccccgcCTTTCACCCAAGGCACTTGTCAGCTCAGATTGGCTCCTCccaccctcaaaggataagcataGAGATAATGCATGGATAGCTAATGGATTACTAGGATTTATCCATTTATTGTTCTGTAACTATCAACTTCTGAATAATCAAACAATGGTGTATGTTGCAAATGTCTCTTATTAGGATAAAAGATGTTGACATATATCGCACCCAGATATTAATTTTGGTCCAAGCGGATCATTAAGGTCAAGTTTAGCCACTGTCACACTGTCCAGTTTGCTGGATTGTGGACGCAGAGATGAAAAAGGCCAATTCTGAGCTGTCATAACAGCTTGAAACAGGCTTAACTGAATGAGTTTCAAGGACAAATGTGCTTTGATAAAGCTAAGAGCATTAGTTTTGGTTTTAGTGTGCATTACCAACTGAGCTGCTGGAAGCTGTGCTGCTCCCACCCCAAACCAGTTCTTTGTACATGTGAActtcacaatcacaacacagatGTTGTTTTACAAGGAAACGCCAAGGTGGATGCAGCTGCAAGTGTCACAGCTAAAGATCCCCTAACCACTCAGCTTGTTTCACTTCCTGACACACATAACAGCCACAGCTGATCGGCAAGAGCTGCAGAGCAgaaggacagaagaggagaagaggagaagagcaactaGATGAAAGAACAGGTACATTTCAATCTTTGGGACCAAACAACAAACCCTGTGTGGTTTTCATGTTTCTccaaaatcatttttaatccACATACCATAAAAAATACCATGGGAAATCAGCAGTGGCAATTTGTAAGCACTGCTTTGAAAGGTGAGTTTTTAGGAATTGACTGTGCTTTGTTTTCCAGCACACAAGCATAGGACACACGACCACAGCACCTTCACTCTGCATGTTTGCCACACAGCCTTTACAAAAAAGAACCAGACCGATATGTGGATTTTTGAAGGCCTtgataaaatatttgattttaaatttctGCTAGTcgtatatttatttcattatcaaacccttatgacaaagataATAAACAAGTTTGCATAAAATGTACATAAAACGtaaacatatatgtatatatattatttttttccccgcATTGTTTAAactgcattatttattttataaaataaaggTTTATCATATCcgcagacagaaaacactgatAGATATGTCTATGGAATCTCCCCCATAATCATTTTCGTATTTTATATTGTGTTAAAGTAAGAGCAAATACACAAAATTTAAATGTTAGTTCAAGCAAATAGAAGTACAGATTATACTGTAGCCCTGTAACCCTATTTGTTTCCCCATATCTCCATTACTGTaagaaataacaataatcaGGATCATTACAGCCTTCTCATAATTCAGAAAGTAATGAAACAATCTGGCAGCATTAAAAAGTTAGAAAACTATTACCTGAGTAACCCAACAACCTAATTTCTGCCCAGAGAccattgtgttttcttcctATGCTACTGTGTGTTCATTCTTCTCGTTATAATTCCTGTGTCTGATAGAGCACACCACTCCGCTCTTTGGTCTGAGTGTGCCAGTGTCCAATATTTTAAAGGTCTCTCCAGGGGCGAGGGTGAAATCAAACCTCTGGATCAGCTTGGCCATCACCACTTTAGCCtccatctgaaaacacattcaGGGTGTTTATATGGCTCTATTCAGACATGGTATCTACATGCATGTCGGGTGACCCCATCACGAGTCCACAGCTCGAAGTTGGCTAGAAGGTTTCTCTTCATGTGTCCCCCAGTgaccctgctgtgtgtgttttgcccatgttttgtctgtttcccATTTTAGTGTGCGGCGGGCTGGGGGAGGCgtgtcttcctgtttcctgctctttcGCCATTTCACCTGCACGCCCTGAGCTTTATTCTACCATCAACTTATCGGGCTTGTCTCAGTTTGTAAAGAGCGGTCCATCCTACGAGAATCCACGAGATCATCATCCATTGACTGTGGTAGAAATTCTACAGCTGCCTCCTCTATCCTGCACTTTGACTTTAAGTTACTCTGCCTGTTATCAGTCTCTGTTGGCCTCACCCCAGTTTGACGTGTGCCCACGTTAATAAAATATCTGCTATGCTCGTCCCGCCCCAGTTCGGGCTCCGCCGCCTGTCTGCTCTGTCATCTGGAAAACTGACTGTTGGAACACTGGCCTGTCCCAACCCGTCAGTCACGCCCCTGCTCTACATGTAGATAACACGTACATCATTGCAAGGAATGGGTTtgtcaatttgtgtgtgtgagtgtgtgagagacagtgaCAGTGGGTCAAATCAGCACAATGTGTTCAATGTGACAGCCTTACAAGTATGGGAAACAATGTGAAGTGTAAAAAATGTCCAGATGCGTCTGCCGTGCATCTCAGGTTCGTTCACATCTATACTTAGAGCCCCTTGTAAATCTGATCACCAGAGACATATGTGGATACCAAGTGTGTGtcacatttatatacattttgtcAACACCCACCTGAGCAAAGTTCTGGCCGAGGCACGAGCGCGGACCAAGGGCAAAAGGGTAGTAGCAGTAATAAGGCCTTGTAAAAGAGATAAGACACGACTCATGAAATGGACTTCCTTCTCGTATATGGAGCAAGCAAGAGACACAGTAGGAGTAAAACTGAAACTTGTCTTTGTATGCAACTCACTTAGTGGCATCTGGGTGAAATCTGTCTGGATCAAATTTCAGTGGGTCCTTGAAGAACTTCTCCATTCTCCCAGTCACATAGGTACTGAACTACATTTCAGAGCAATTCATTGAAAGATGATACAGAAACAAACTATAAGACATGTTTGGGTTTACATCCAGACATTCAAAAGGGAATGACTCACCATACAGGTGAATCCTGCAGGTATGTGGATGCCGTCTATGACCATGTCTTCAAGTACATCACGCGATGTGCCTGGAGCTGTCGGATAGATCCTCAGAGTCTCCTTCAGCACCTGGGGGGAGGTTACAGTGTGAGCCACTTAGCTTAACAACTGCTCATTTCAGTTGATGACACTGGTTCGTCAAGATCTCTAGATGATTATGAGTTGACACATTTCCTTTTCATGGCATATACCTGTGAGAGGTAGGTAAGGTTCCCCAGGTTCTCATAGCTTATGTCCTGTCTCATCCCAATGACATCATCCACCTCCTTCCTCACCCTGAGGAACAAGACGCAATTCAACAAACCATCATTCAGCAGCTACATTATTAATAACAAATAATGCTGTTCTTACTTCTCCAATATATCCGGATGTCTTGCCAGCTCCATGACGCAAAAACCGAGTTGATTAGCTGTTGTTTCTTGGCCTGAAAATGTACAGATGACAACAAATTAATCAGTGTTACTttcaaacaacaaacattaaacattaaagtgATTGTGTTCTTCATCTCTAACAGAAAATGGATTAACTTAATAGATCAGTTCACCTACAAACCGATAACAATTCACAgttcaacaataacaacactcaaataatacacagactGTTTTGTGAACAGCTACACcacaaagttttatttaatatcctTGCAGATAGAAGAAAAAACAGTTTAGATAGGGTTTGGTCTCCATTCATTGGacctatataataatatttagcTAAAACACAGTGGATGGCTATAATATAATTTCAGAACTCGTACTGAAACCGGTGGATAGAcacattttactgacattttGGGTTAAATGTCCCTTTTACTCATTTTAAGACTTCACATTCATTTCACAAACCAGGGCAGAAGCAACAGACTCACCAGCGATGAAGAATGTTATAAAATTGTCCAACatggtctcctcctcttctttagTAGCGCTTTCCTCTGGAATCAACAGAAAATGGAATCAACATGTCAACTAATATTTGGCTTCTCAACTAATTTTAATACCACATATAATCATAGGCATCAATTTCCAACTAATTGGCATATTTCTGTACTTACAGCTATATATCTGTTTCTAATCAAATCCATTTATTTTGCCTTTAAATATGGGTAGATGATGgggaattttttttactttcttagTTAAGCTGCTGGcatatggggtgccgtttgtcaagcagctcacgctgaaaataacagcaacattttgtcacatttagcttcaaaccatgtttaaaaaactggtgtgaatttttgagagtcacttttttgcacatttacaacaatatttgtcaacttggagctattttaatatttaaatccaaatgttaaatgtaacacttacatgttaaatgttaaatctaaatgctaaatctaaatctaaatctaaatctaaatgttaaatttaaatctaaatgttcaatcttgatctaaatgttaaatttaaatttaaatctaaatgttaaatctaaatgttaaatttaaatctaattgttaaatttaaatctaaatgttaaatctgaatctaaatataaatgttaaatctaaatgttaaatctaaatctaaatgttaaatctaaatttaaatctaaatgtttaatctaaatgttaaatttaaatctaaatgttaaatttaaatctaaatgttaaatataaatataaatataaatgttaaatctaaatgtttcgggtgaaactaaatatttagctaatatgcaaattcaaatgccggttacaggaagtagtaacaaaataaaagctcgaggaagtcagagtgtgtttattacggagccccccaggggacacgggggaaaatgaggacagcaaaatgacttttgcgagatcccgagaaagtttaggacaatgtacatccgggtatctcataataatgacatattaagtcattattatgagatacgggttgtgggcggggcgccacagagcagggctgagcggctgcggggacagtcaccctactcgcggaagtgggctaatgtgcatcgatacagagacataacaggatcgatccatgttttctgctccgttcattgtctttgcgatgtgctgccgctgaatcattataaccagcgctgctccagcatcagaacagacgctcattaaaagtccggttgtcctgtgtgggtctgtgtctgcttccgcctcacttccctctgtcccccgctcgctttacactttaacaataaacaccagcgctgatcacaagttattaggacacctacaggactgatgtttactttgtgtttgtttgagctcatgaaacacatgtttaaacaccgtgtgcacgtagtccccgctccacacaacacgagcagaacgtctcggctctgtcattcactcacatggcttttcctaccatagctatgctgatgatacccaactaatcctgtcttttccccgatcagaaacacaggtagcagcacgaatctctgcctgtctgactgacatctctcagtggatgaccgctcaccacctgaagattaatcttgacaagactgaaatacttttccttccagggacaaactctcccacccatgacctgactattaactttgacaactccgtgctgacccccactcagactgctaggaacctgggtgtgacactcgactgccaactctccctttctgccaacatttctgcaacaacgcggtcctgtagattcatgctttacaacatccggagaatacgcccccttctcactcagaaggcggtgcaggttctggtccaggccctggtcatctcacgcctcgactactgtaactccctcctggcaggtctacctgctactgccatccgacctttgcagctcatccagaatgcagcagctcgactggtttttaaccaacctaaattcactcgcactactccgctcctccgctccctacactggctaccagtggctgcccgcatccggttcaaaacactagtactcgcataccatgctgtaaacagatcgggtccagtttacatccaggacatggtcaaacattacacaccagcacgttcactccgctctgcttcagctaaacgactcgttcctccttcactgcgagctaaacactcatcaaaatcacgactgtttgctgtcctagctcctaaatggtggaatgagctcccactcgacatccggacatctgaaagtttacacatctttcgccgaaaactaaaaacacacctcttccgactgtaccttgaataaaaaaaaaaaaactaaaaaaaaaaactaaccacttttgaaaactaacactttggtagcactaaaatggcacttacttatagcactttgtagttttgctttatttcgaagaaattttactgtcttgattcttgttgttcttggtttgtaccctcagggttgaatgcacttattgtaagtcgctttggataaaagcgtcagctaaatgaaatgtaatgtaatgtaacgatgcgcacagtcaggactgacagcgttaaagtgacggagcgatccgaagtcatgatcggtcatcatcggataataactaaaaaatacatgtgattatcagttttagtgaagaggaacagagacaagcatgaacccccccaacacacacaaaaacacacacacgcacacagcccacacacacacacacacagtctcccatgacagaccctgcagtcagtatctcattattatgagatagtatgagatcataacatcagtcctgtaggtgtcctaataacttgtgatcagcgctggtgtttattgttaaagtgtaaagcgagcgggggacagagggaagtgaggcggaagcagacacagacacacacaggacaaccagacttttaatgagcgtctgttctgatgctggagcagcgctggttataatgattcagcggcagcacatcgctaagacaatgaacagagcagaaaacatggatcgatcctgttatgtctctgtatcgatgcacagtcgcccacttccgcgagtagggtgactgtccccgcagccgctcagccctgctctgtggcgccccgcccacaacccgtatctcataataatgacttaatatgtcattattatgagatacccggatgtacattgtcctaaactttctcgggatctcgcaaaagtcattttgctgtcctcattttcccccgtgtcccctggggggctccgtaataaacacactctgacttcctcgagcatttattttgttactacttcctgtaaccggcatttgaatttgcatattagctaaatatttagtttcacccgaaacatttagatttaacatttatatttagatttagatttaacatttagatttaaatttaacatttagatttaaatttaacatttagattaaacatttagatttaaatttagatttaacatttagatttaacatttagatttagattcagatttaacatttcgatttaaatttaacatttagatttaacatttagatttaaatttaacatttagattaagatttaacatttagatttaaatttaacatttagatttaaatttaacatttagatttagcatttagatttaacatttaagtgttacatttaacatttggatttaaatattttaaatatctccaagttgacaaatattgttgtaaatgtgcaaaaaagtgactctcaaaaattcacaccagttttttaaacatggtttgaagctaaatgtgacaaaatgttgctgttattttcagcgtgagctgcttgacaaacggcaccccatactGGCAACTCTCAATATTTGATGTTCTTATCTAGATCCTATTGTTTGCAGCTGCCATGACTGATAACacagaaaaaatgtataaaggAGTGTGAACTTTAGGCACTGTAACCTTGGCCAGTAGCTTTGAGGATGTGCGTGAGGATGTCCCTGGGGATGTCATCGCCCATTTTAATGGCGTTCCTTCTTTCATTTAACCACCGAGCTCCGGTTGTGCGCAGCAGGCGGCACGCTTCCCTCACTTCTTTAATGAACGATCTGTTCTTTGGGTTAAACTGGAAATGAAGGATTTTAGGAAGTATAACAGTTCATGAACCTTCAATCATATTAACTCCAAACAAACTGGCAGCGAAGAAATACCTCAAAAAAGGTGTCTCTGAGATTGTGAATCATCCCTTTTAGACATGTCTCGATGGCTTTAGGGAAGGGTGAAGTATTATGCAGCAGTTCCAACTCCACACCGAAACCAATCTGAGAGTCAACAAGGAAACTCAATAGTTGGTTACAATGattggaagaagaagaagcatatTAACACAATACCTTAGCAATAACGTCCAGAGTAACACAGTTGAACAGGGTGAGCATGTTGGCCTCAGTGTTACTGTCAGCAGCATCCGTGAAGCTGTTCATCAGTTTCTCTGCCCTCTCATCGAAGGTGCCCATTAGACCTCGCAGATACCTGCAAGCAAAGAGAGGAAACGCCTTCAAAAGAGTTGCCCACCTTCTGAAGAGGTTCTGCAATGATTGTAGACGCTGTACTTAAAATCAAGGTAAATGTAGATTTCACCATTCTGTCTCTGGTTGCagaataaatcataataataaactcaCAAGCTGCTGAACGCAGGGTCCATGATCCGCCGCTGTTTGTACCACTGCTCATGGTGCTGTGCTACTAACAAGCCGTTGCCAAAGAACCTTGAAGAGAGGAATTGAACACAATTCTTATAAGTTCTTAATAAGGCTGCACATGATTTAATGTAACAAAAACCATGTCTAAACCATGCTAAGATTATCTAAGTGGACATTATAGTTAGGGCTGACTGTTTGGTGCTGATGCCAATACTGATAATAGGGCgtaaaaaacatttctgatacatacagctgatatttataCGAAAAAAGGGTAGTGTTTCCTAAGATTTCGATATCAAACCTTTAGTAAAAAATCTTTAGCTGCTTATATCGGACGAGATGGTGCAAGCCAATACATCTGCGGACCTCTGATTACAATGTAAGATGATGTATCTCAGAAGCGTCCGATCAGCATATTGACAGTATCACCCATCACAAATATTGACATTGTTATTATTGACACGTTGCTAGGTGCGTTGACAACATGGTACTACTGTGTATACAGGAGTATCACCGATTTATTACCTTTGACCAAACAGGTTGAAGAGTTTCGTGTAGACCATCCTATTTTTGGGGTACTTGGGGGACATGAGGATTTCCTGAAAACACAAGAGCGGccaaaagaaagacatttccATTGATCTCTGCACGTTTAATAATTGTGCTGATTCATGCTGGCCTTTGTGCAGCAGTGTGATGCTTATGCAACAGAAGACCGCACACAAATCAGTGGTTCCTGAAAGTTGTCGTGTTTACCTTGGTGGCTTCC is part of the Limanda limanda chromosome 18, fLimLim1.1, whole genome shotgun sequence genome and encodes:
- the LOC133024686 gene encoding cholesterol 24-hydroxylase-like, with translation MVISVLWGWTAPVLVVLLVLLSIAFLSYCVYLKYIHMKYDHIPGPPRDNFFLGHSPTLLRAMNGDGVIHDKFQEWSETYGPVYRINILHYVNLGVTCQEATKEILMSPKYPKNRMVYTKLFNLFGQRFFGNGLLVAQHHEQWYKQRRIMDPAFSSLYLRGLMGTFDERAEKLMNSFTDAADSNTEANMLTLFNCVTLDVIAKIGFGVELELLHNTSPFPKAIETCLKGMIHNLRDTFFEFNPKNRSFIKEVREACRLLRTTGARWLNERRNAIKMGDDIPRDILTHILKATGQEESATKEEEETMLDNFITFFIAGQETTANQLGFCVMELARHPDILEKVRKEVDDVIGMRQDISYENLGNLTYLSQVLKETLRIYPTAPGTSRDVLEDMVIDGIHIPAGFTCMFSTYVTGRMEKFFKDPLKFDPDRFHPDATKPYYCYYPFALGPRSCLGQNFAQMEAKVVMAKLIQRFDFTLAPGETFKILDTGTLRPKSGVVCSIRHRNYNEKNEHTVA